The stretch of DNA CTTGCCCTGGCACTTCCTAAGTCTAGAACGTTGCTCTTGAGTGTACCCTGCTTGCTCCTATTTGCCCTCTATCCCGTGGGAGATGGTGTTCAGGAATTGTGCAAGGTGTGCAGATGCCACTGGGGTAATGTTGGTGACATGGGAGCCAAGAACCTCTCCCTGGGATGATGACAGGATGCGAAAGCGATCGGATGATACTGTTACGTCATCTGGTGCAAAAAAACGCTGAGGGGATACCAGATGAAACCGGTGTATCAGTTATCCATGTTCCGTTATGGTGCAGTCCAACCTAAGACCGGTTGACTACAATGACCCCCAAGAGTATCCGCTGGACGTCTGTTCGACGTCTATCGCTCGTGACTCTAGCAGCTTGACCATTTAGGAGAGAACTCCATGAAATCCTCCCTTGTGATTCTGTATCATCGTGAACCCTATGATGAGGTTTATGAGAATGGAACACTCCATTACCGCGAGAAGAAAAGCCCTAATGGCATTGTTCCTACCCTAAAAAGTTTCTTTGCCAACGCAGAGCGCAGCACTTGGGTTGCATGGAAGCAGGTCAACCCTCGCAAAAAAGAACCGTTTCAAGCTGAAATTAGCCCAGACGGAGCCAGCGATAGCTGTGTGGTGCGGCGGATTCCTCTGACGCCCGATCAGGTGAAAAACTTTTACCACATCACCTCGAAGGAAGCGTTTTGGCCGATTCTCCACTCCTTCCCCTGGCAGTTCACCTACGACTCATCGGATTGGGAGAACTTCCAGCACATTAACAAGCTTTTTGCCGATGCTGCCTGTGAAGACGCAGCAGAAGATGCCCTAATTTGGATCCACGACTATAACCTGTGGCTCACGCCGTACTACATTCGGCAGAAGATGCCCCACGCTAAGATTGCCTTCTTCCACCACACTCCCTTCCCTGCTGCGGATATTTTCAACATTCTGCCTTGGCGAGAAGCGATCGTCGATAGCCTGCTGTGCTGCGACCTGTGCGGCTTCCACATTCCTCGCTATGTCGAAAACTTTGTCAGCGCGGCCCGCAGTTTGCGTCCGGTTGAAATTACCCGCAGAGTGCCGGTGGATCAAGCCTTTACGCCCTTTGGCACAGCTCTGGCTGAACCCGAGGTGACGACTCAAGTTCGCTATGGCGATCGCTTGGTGAACTTAGATGCCTTCCCGGTGGGCACTAACCCGCAACTGATTCAGTCCATTTTACAAAAGCCAGAGACGGCTGAGCGAATTGCCAACATCCGCCGTGAGGTGGGCAATAACAAGCTGATTATGTCCGCAGGGCGGGTAGACTACGTGAAAGGTACCCGAGAAATGCTCTGGGCCTACGAACGACTGCTAGAGCGGCGATCGGATCTGCACGGCAAAATTAATCTGATCACCACGGCGGTGCAGCCTAACCAAGGAATGCGGGTGTACAAAACTGCCCAGGGACAGATTGAGCAGTTGGTGGGTAAGATTAACGGTCGGTTTGCCAAACTCAACTGGACGCCGATTATCCTGTTTACCACACCCATTCCCTTTGAAGAACTGATTGCCTATTTCAAGGCGGCGGATATTGCCTGGATTACGCCGCTGCGGGATGGTTTGAACCTGGTGGCCAAGGAATATGTGGTGGCCCATGAAGGCCAGGATGGTGTCTTGGTGCTGTCGGAGTTTACCGGTTCGGCGGTGGAACTACCTGACGCTGTTCTCACTAATCCCTACGCTTCTAGCCGCATGGATGAGTCGATTAACGAAGCGTTGGCGATGTCACCGGAGGAACAGAAGGTGCGCATGGGACGCATGTATCAGGCGATTAAACGCTACGACGTGCAGCAGTGGGCCAATCACCTATTCCGGGAAGCCCGAGCCACGGCGATTTTGGGTGAAGAGCCGGCGGAGCAAGAAGAGCCAGCTTTGGTCTAAAACCAATCTCTGAAGAGGCAAGGGTGGGCATTGTCCTGACATAGCCCACCCAGCGATATCGGTGACCAGGGCTGGGAGATCCGGTTACAGCGATTTAGACAGCCGGCATGGCTGAATCGATAGATGATTTGCCCTCATCCCCACCCCTTCTCCCTGGGGAGAAGGGGGCTAGAACTCTTGTCCCCTCTCCCTAGGGCTAGGGCTAGGGAGAGGGCGGACTGAGCCATTCATCCTTGTATTCAGCAACGCCAGATATCCCTTAATGCCATCAAAATACTCCTCTCAGTAGAGGACATTATAAAGTTAACGAGGTATGCTCAAGGGGCGGGACGCTAGAGTAGTGGATCCTATTCATTGCCAGAGTAAGGGTTGAGTAAACTCCCAGTTACGGGTCAATTGAATCAAGTATCATGCGCGATTTTCAAGCCATTCAGACTACAGCCTACGATATCGTCATCATTGGCGGCGGAATTAATGGAGCGGGTACGGCCCGAGATGCTGCCCTCCGGGGTCTCAAGCCGCTCCTGATTGAAAAAAATGACTTTGCTGGCGGCACCACCAGTTGGTCTACTCGGTTGGTGCATGGTGGATTAAGGTACTTAGAATATTTTGAGTTTCACCTAGTACGCGAATCGCTGCGGGAACGAGAAATCTTGCTGCAGGCGGCTCCCCACTTGGTGAAACCGATTCAAATGACCATTCCCATTTACCGTGATGGTTCGCGGCGCTACTGGGAAATTCAGGCGGGTATGTTACTCTATGACATTCTTAGTTTCGATAAGACACTGCTGTCCCATCGAATGTTATCTGCCACCAAGTTTCAGCAGCATTTTCGCACCGCCAGCTCCGATCAGCTAACGGGTGCGGCTCAATATTATGATGGGCAAGCTGAATATGCGGAGCGTCTTTGCTTAGAAAATATCCGTTCTGCAGCGGCAGCCGGTGCGACGGTGTTGAACTATGTCGCGGTGACGGCTATTCCCTGCAAGGGCGATCGCATTTCTGCCTTGACCTGTGAGGATCAGCTCACCGGCGAAACCTTTGATGTGCCCATTGGCCCGAAGACCGTGGTGGTGAATACCTCTGGGCCCTGGGTGGATCAGGTCTGTCAACTAGGTCGTCAGGGCGATCGCCCCCGACCGATGACCAAAGCACGCAAAATTGGCGGAACGAAGGGTAGCCATATTGTGGTTGATGCCTTTCCTGGCGCTCCAGATACGGCTTTTTATGTGGAAGCAAGGACGGATGGTCGTCCCTTCTTCATTGTGCCCTGGCTGGGAATGTATCTGATTGGTACGACCGATCTGCGCTATGAAGGTAATCTCGATCGGGTTAAAGCAGATAATGATGAAATTGATTATTTGCTTAACGAAACCAATCGAATTTTCCCCGTGGCTGATCTGTGTCGTGATGATGTGAAGTTCACCTACTCCGGTGTGCGTCCTTTACCTTATAAGGAAAGCAGCAAGGCGGGTAGCATCACGCGGGATCACATTTTATTCGATCACCAGGTCGATGGCATTCA from Leptolyngbya sp. CCY15150 encodes:
- the ggpS gene encoding glucosylglycerol-phosphate synthase, with product MKSSLVILYHREPYDEVYENGTLHYREKKSPNGIVPTLKSFFANAERSTWVAWKQVNPRKKEPFQAEISPDGASDSCVVRRIPLTPDQVKNFYHITSKEAFWPILHSFPWQFTYDSSDWENFQHINKLFADAACEDAAEDALIWIHDYNLWLTPYYIRQKMPHAKIAFFHHTPFPAADIFNILPWREAIVDSLLCCDLCGFHIPRYVENFVSAARSLRPVEITRRVPVDQAFTPFGTALAEPEVTTQVRYGDRLVNLDAFPVGTNPQLIQSILQKPETAERIANIRREVGNNKLIMSAGRVDYVKGTREMLWAYERLLERRSDLHGKINLITTAVQPNQGMRVYKTAQGQIEQLVGKINGRFAKLNWTPIILFTTPIPFEELIAYFKAADIAWITPLRDGLNLVAKEYVVAHEGQDGVLVLSEFTGSAVELPDAVLTNPYASSRMDESINEALAMSPEEQKVRMGRMYQAIKRYDVQQWANHLFREARATAILGEEPAEQEEPALV
- the glpD gene encoding glycerol-3-phosphate dehydrogenase, whose translation is MRDFQAIQTTAYDIVIIGGGINGAGTARDAALRGLKPLLIEKNDFAGGTTSWSTRLVHGGLRYLEYFEFHLVRESLREREILLQAAPHLVKPIQMTIPIYRDGSRRYWEIQAGMLLYDILSFDKTLLSHRMLSATKFQQHFRTASSDQLTGAAQYYDGQAEYAERLCLENIRSAAAAGATVLNYVAVTAIPCKGDRISALTCEDQLTGETFDVPIGPKTVVVNTSGPWVDQVCQLGRQGDRPRPMTKARKIGGTKGSHIVVDAFPGAPDTAFYVEARTDGRPFFIVPWLGMYLIGTTDLRYEGNLDRVKADNDEIDYLLNETNRIFPVADLCRDDVKFTYSGVRPLPYKESSKAGSITRDHILFDHQVDGIQNLISLIGGKLTTYRQVGEEMVDKACRKLQRSIPPSPARTVPLPGAIRPQDSRIGEAIAHYEAYVSRESIHHLFKVYGALATEVLALIDDAPDLAERLIPELPDIRAQAVYSVQAEYAHTLVDICRRRTTLAMRHNYGFDVLPAIVETLMTHCGWDDDRCNQELADYATYMTDNCIPDYAIAASDQAQLLPSLSMADRS